A window of the Gossypium hirsutum isolate 1008001.06 chromosome A03, Gossypium_hirsutum_v2.1, whole genome shotgun sequence genome harbors these coding sequences:
- the LOC107949958 gene encoding uncharacterized protein has product MSFTPPPQPVLTGENYHIWVVKMRTYLQAHDLWNVVENDTEPPPLRANPTIAQIRQHSEESTKKHKALACLQNGVSEVIFTKIMACNSPKQAREKLKEEFMGSDKTRQQQLINLRRDFENLKMKESETIRQYSDRIMATVNSIKLLGEDFSESRVVEKVVTTLPEKFESKISSLEDSRDLSAISLSELINFLYTLEQRRANRQEEHLEGAFQGKEKEGSSSSQKRKKHWLDKREKPRRDGGKKRFTLCIHCKRSTYLEILLV; this is encoded by the coding sequence ATGAGTTTTACTCCACCTCCACAACCAGTGCTCACTGGAGAAAATTATCATATTTGGGTGGTAAAAATGAGGACATATCTCCAGGCACACGATTTGTGGAATGTAGTAGAGAATGATActgaaccacctccattgaggGCCAATCCCACTATTGCTCAAATCAGGCAGCATAGTGAAGAGAGTACCAAGAAGCATAAAGCATTGGCTTGCTTACAAAATGGGGTGTCTGAAGTTATCTTTACCAAGATAATGGCCTGTAACTCGCCTAAGCAAGCACGGGAGAAGTTAAAGGAGGAGTTCATGGGTTCAGACAAAACAAGGCAGCAACAATTGATTAATCTCAGgagagattttgaaaatttgaagatgaaagaGTCTGAGACTATAAGGCAGTACTCAGATAGGATCATGGCCACTGTCAACAGTATAAAGCTCCTTGGAGAAGACTTCAGTGAGAGCAGAGTTGTTGAGAAGGTCGTAACCACTCTACCTGAAAAGTTTGAGTCTAAAATTTCATCACTTGAGGACTCGAGAGATTTGTCAGCTATTTCATTATCTGAGCTGATAAACTTCTTGTATACACTTGAGCAAAGGAGGGCCAATAGGCAAGAAGAGCATCTTGAAGGAGCTTTccaaggaaaggaaaaagaaggCTCAAGTTCAAGTCAGAAAAGGAAGAAACATTGGCTCGATAAAAGGGAGAAACCAAGGAGGGATGGAGGCAAGAAAAGATTTACACTATGCATTCACTGCAAAAGGAGTACATATTTGGAGATACTGTTGGTATAG